One genomic window of Nicotiana sylvestris chromosome 10, ASM39365v2, whole genome shotgun sequence includes the following:
- the LOC104233918 gene encoding RING-H2 finger protein ATL11-like: protein MKHKRNNMFGFFLCLLYAMATTGTVSATTSSSALEYSSVKISPALAIVLACLVLFVVAFFITLYIRHMNPDESMGSYFFRHRPVSPGLEPNIIETLPVFVYSDVKALKIGKSILECAVCLNEFEDEDTLRLLPNCCHVFHAECIDAWLAFRTTCPVCRANLKTKPSAKLQETIQQSENVSSVPSPETNDTVIDIHVTSGPQEVMNQQSSQTTPTHICSTKSTPRNKNPNFARLAPKSTPRRPKFLGMFSRSHSTGHSLIKPGENCERFTLRLPDDVRKRLVDLSSNMPFSPEKSSTKGYRLEPVDGRLSKFRFLPTPPMFSRPDSSKGEKQPKSLLKSVKSPLNLFCGTEKDDTRERSFTYLRSSTSS, encoded by the coding sequence ATGAAGCATAAGAGAAATAACATGTTTGGTTTCTTCTTATGTTTGCTTTACGCTATGGCCACAACTGGTACAGTGTCAGCGACAACATCATCTTCGGCGTTGGAGTACTCAAGTGTTAAAATCAGCCCAGCATTAGCGATAGTACTCGCTTGTCTCGTATTATTCGTGGTTGCATTTTTCATCACATTATATATACGTCACATGAACCCCGATGAATCAATGGGTTCTTACTTCTTCCGTCATCGACCAGTTTCACCTGGACTCGAGCCTAATATCATCGAAACTTTGCCGGTATTTGTGTACTCAGATGTCAAAGCCCTAAAGATAGGCAAATCTATCCTAGAATGTGCTGTTTGCTTAAACGAGTTCGAAGATGAAGATACTCTTCGTCTTCTTCCGAATTGTTGCCACGTGTTCCATGCTGAGTGTATTGATGCTTGGCTTGCCTTTCGTACCACTTGCCCAGTTTGCCGTGCAAATCTCAAAACAAAACCTTCCGCTAAACTACAAGAAACAATTCAGCAATCTGAGAATGTCAGCTCAGTTCCATCACCAGAAACAAATGATACAGTAATAGATATTCACGTGACTTCTGGTCCACAAGAAGTGATGAACCAGCAGTCTTCTCAAACTACACCTACTCATATTTGTTCAACGAAATCTACGCCAAGAAATAAAAACCCCAACTTCGCCCGCCTTGCACCAAAATCAACACCGAGAAGACCAAAATTTTTAGGGATGTTCAGTCGTTCTCACTCGACGGGTCACTCGTTGATTAAACCTGGCGAAAATTGCGAAAGGTTTACTCTAAGATTACCTGAtgatgtacgtaaaagattggtagacttaaGTTCTAATATGCCGTTTTCTCCAGAGAAAAGTTCAACCAAGGGGTACCGGCTCGAACCGGTGGATGGCCGGTTGAGCAAGTTCCGGTTTCTACCGACTCCACCTATGTTCTCTAGACCTGATTCGTCAAAGGGTGAGAAACAACCGAAGAGTCTGCTGAAGTCTGTTAAGTCGCCTTTAAATTTGTTTTGCGGGACGGAAAAGGACGATACAAGAGAAAGATCTTTTACTTATTTAAGATCAAGTACTTCAAGTTAG